DNA from Anaerobaca lacustris:
GCGCTCGCGACATGTTCGACTGGAGCCGGATAGACGTGACCCGCCGGATCATCATGCTGACGGACGGAGAAGGCGGCAATCCTCTGCTGACCGCTGCAGATCTCAAGAGTCGAGGCGTCATCATCGAAGTCCTCGGCGTGGGCGACT
Protein-coding regions in this window:
- a CDS encoding VWA domain-containing protein, giving the protein ARDMFDWSRIDVTRRIIMLTDGEGGNPLLTAADLKSRGVIIEVLGVGDCPTNVNEKLLRKVASTINGENRYRFIKDAQTLVERLTQLGGSFQSIAAGS